Proteins encoded in a region of the Rutidosis leptorrhynchoides isolate AG116_Rl617_1_P2 chromosome 9, CSIRO_AGI_Rlap_v1, whole genome shotgun sequence genome:
- the LOC139868689 gene encoding putative F-box protein At1g67623: MDVRVRQPNLLEDLPQDMLVEILSRVGHNLSAQLFMVKSVCKAFEKHSEDALVYKRLFFDRWCISPWGNPKLTHIFLFSMYFGNPNAIFRYGLRAYFDSIYPDIGLHFLEKASNMQLK; this comes from the coding sequence ATGGATGTTAGGGTTAGACAACCGAACCTTCTAGAAGatcttccacaagatatgcttgtggaaatcttgtctagagttggtcataaTTTATCCGCTCAATTGTTCATGGTAAAGTCAGTTTGCAAAGCATTTGAGAAGCATTCTGAGGatgctttggtttataaaaggcttttctttgataggtggtGTATCTCACCTTGGGGAAACCCTAAGTTGACCCATATTTtccttttttctatgtattttggaAACCCTAATGCGATTTTTCGCTATGGTTTAAGGGCTTATTTTGATTCTATATACCCTGATATAGGGCttcattttttagaaaaagcttcgaATATGCAACTTAAAtaa